A window from Malacoplasma iowae encodes these proteins:
- a CDS encoding aldo/keto reductase family protein, producing MNNILKAKIGFGTYKILDQNDMDNAIKWAIESGYDFIDTAKLYNTEPLVGNSLEKLKMENPSFVYPILQSKIWPSDFKNGVEFELRESLKRLKISKIDCYMLHRPHVDNTMNVRAWKELIECKKKGLVDVIGVSNFEPDMIRILYNETGVYPEVVQNEASLTYIRRDRMVYCKEHNIAMQGWRALGNPKVNFNSEYLRQLAIKYNCSVAQLLVAYSYNLGFCPVVRSAIESEIKENVNAINIKISEVDMLTLELKFNTHKSTTHNECDSYANLALDDDWYKTN from the coding sequence ATGAATAATATTTTAAAAGCTAAAATAGGATTTGGTACATATAAAATCCTTGATCAAAATGATATGGATAATGCTATTAAATGGGCCATTGAATCTGGCTATGATTTTATCGATACTGCAAAATTATATAACACAGAACCACTTGTTGGGAACTCTTTAGAAAAATTAAAAATGGAAAACCCATCGTTTGTTTATCCAATACTTCAATCTAAAATTTGACCATCTGACTTTAAAAATGGAGTTGAATTTGAACTTAGAGAATCTCTAAAAAGATTGAAAATATCAAAAATTGACTGTTATATGCTTCATAGACCACACGTTGATAACACTATGAATGTTAGGGCTTGAAAAGAACTTATTGAGTGTAAGAAAAAAGGTTTAGTTGATGTCATAGGTGTTTCAAATTTTGAACCTGATATGATAAGAATTTTATACAATGAAACAGGTGTTTATCCTGAAGTTGTTCAAAATGAAGCAAGTTTAACTTATATAAGAAGAGATAGAATGGTTTATTGCAAAGAACATAACATTGCTATGCAAGGTTGAAGAGCTCTTGGAAATCCAAAAGTAAATTTTAATAGTGAGTATTTAAGACAATTAGCAATTAAATATAATTGTTCAGTTGCTCAATTATTAGTTGCATATTCTTATAATTTAGGTTTTTGTCCAGTAGTTAGAAGTGCTATTGAATCAGAAATAAAAGAAAATGTAAATGCAATAAATATCAAGATTAGTGAAGTTGATATGCTAACTTTAGAATTGAAATTTAATACACATAAATCAACAACTCACAACGAATGTGATTCTTATGCTAATTTAGCATTAGATGATGATTGATACAAAACAAATTAA
- a CDS encoding PTS sugar transporter subunit IIA encodes MIKNYLNTNNILIGVDIKNKNDAFNKVFECLKKQNAIEDKYLNSMIERDKNSSVAIGNFIAIAHGTVETKDLIKKDAMCILVLKNPIDWDGNEVKVVLGLALSGDKTMDVIGNIGVAFSDEEEVKNFYYKNDLTSNEVLKWLVAHDE; translated from the coding sequence ATGATTAAAAATTATTTAAATACAAATAATATTTTAATTGGTGTTGACATTAAAAATAAAAATGATGCTTTTAATAAAGTGTTTGAATGTTTAAAAAAGCAAAATGCCATAGAGGATAAATATCTTAATTCTATGATAGAAAGAGATAAAAATTCTAGTGTAGCTATTGGTAATTTTATAGCAATAGCACACGGAACTGTTGAAACAAAGGATTTAATTAAAAAAGATGCGATGTGTATTTTGGTTTTAAAAAATCCAATTGATTGAGATGGTAATGAAGTAAAAGTTGTTTTAGGTCTTGCTTTGTCTGGAGATAAAACAATGGATGTAATTGGAAATATAGGCGTTGCTTTTTCTGATGAAGAAGAAGTTAAAAACTTTTACTATAAGAATGATTTAACTTCAAATGAAGTACTTAAATGATTGGTGGCTCATGATGAATAA
- a CDS encoding ABC transporter ATP-binding protein translates to MDKKNKSNKMTTKKMNNFLENYTDKDLAFDPNKKTTAKKVVVKKEKQNIKFGSKKNKKEKLDLKNKSKPSVNKEHKVSTEKSNVNNTSKTNENNNNNQVAKSVSTNKSESVVKKANNQIKPTQKNKDLKQKPKKEKKAKKTKEEKIEEKKRKKELRSQIKKIKYLNKPHKNEKNIKPKNYDKNSDIIVLENVNKLMTNGYSCEHILKDVSLKIKKGEFVVIYGPSGSGKTTLLTLISALDRPSNGVCYMFNKNTISLNESQLTKLRSEHVGYIFQQYGLLTELSVYDNIKLATSLQPDKKKLLDIDELLKSVDLFPHKYKKASNLSGGQAQRVAICRALVRNPDILYGDEPTGAIHIDATKQIMNIFCNINQKFKTTVVIVTHNEKILELGDHIIKVDSGKIIEDYINKNKKTVAEISWE, encoded by the coding sequence ATGGATAAGAAAAATAAATCAAACAAAATGACAACTAAAAAAATGAATAATTTTTTAGAAAATTATACTGATAAAGATTTAGCTTTTGATCCAAATAAAAAAACAACAGCTAAAAAAGTTGTTGTTAAAAAAGAAAAACAAAATATTAAATTTGGTTCTAAAAAAAATAAAAAAGAAAAATTAGATTTAAAAAACAAATCTAAACCTTCAGTAAATAAAGAACATAAAGTTTCAACTGAAAAAAGCAATGTTAACAACACATCAAAAACTAACGAAAACAATAATAATAACCAAGTAGCAAAAAGTGTTTCAACTAATAAAAGTGAGTCAGTTGTTAAAAAAGCTAATAACCAAATAAAGCCAACTCAAAAAAATAAAGATTTAAAACAAAAACCAAAAAAAGAGAAAAAAGCTAAAAAAACTAAAGAAGAAAAAATTGAAGAGAAAAAAAGAAAAAAAGAACTTAGATCTCAAATAAAAAAAATTAAATATCTTAATAAACCACATAAGAATGAAAAAAATATTAAACCAAAAAACTATGATAAAAATTCAGATATTATAGTTTTAGAAAATGTTAATAAACTTATGACAAATGGTTATAGTTGTGAGCATATACTAAAAGATGTTAGTCTTAAAATTAAAAAAGGCGAGTTTGTTGTAATTTATGGACCAAGTGGTTCTGGAAAAACAACGTTACTTACATTAATATCAGCACTTGATAGACCAAGTAATGGTGTTTGCTATATGTTTAATAAAAATACCATTTCACTAAATGAGTCACAGCTTACAAAATTAAGAAGTGAACATGTTGGATATATATTTCAACAATATGGTCTTTTAACTGAATTATCAGTTTATGACAACATAAAACTTGCAACTAGTTTGCAACCAGATAAAAAGAAACTTTTAGATATTGATGAGCTTCTTAAATCAGTTGATCTTTTCCCACATAAATATAAAAAAGCTAGCAACCTTTCAGGTGGTCAAGCACAAAGGGTAGCAATTTGTAGAGCATTAGTTAGAAACCCAGATATTTTGTATGGTGATGAACCAACAGGTGCTATCCATATTGACGCTACAAAACAAATTATGAACATATTTTGTAATATTAATCAGAAATTCAAAACAACAGTTGTTATTGTTACTCACAATGAAAAAATACTTGAACTTGGAGACCACATTATTAAAGTTGATAGTGGGAAAATAATTGAAGATTACATAAATAAAAATAAAAAAACTGTTGCAGAAATTTCTTGAGAGTAA
- a CDS encoding PTS transporter subunit EIIC, whose translation MKTISKTNYTEKMIKAFSKLAVNKQLSSLRDGFAFITPLLIVGALGVVFVVFIFGGWGSNNASLLGLIARIDASVNGNAAAGVTIDSNNILSFNANSAYQTISNIGVKIFEPLWSATVSGALSIYTSFTIGYFYSRTRNASQPIITGLLCMVTFFIVTGFDSSLFGPNGSLISIIITFITVEIYIALEKLDKLKLKMPNGVPPAVAVSFSKLFPLMITAGGMALVNAPFIIMNQIVGTDASSFGKAIYLALQAPFISLATNPSGQLGIGILFVTLVCFFWFFGLHGSNILDGAVNPIWFVLLALNTEELSRGQTPSQAMAKGFWDAYIYVGGTGCTLGLLIATLFFSKRKDTIQVAKFSLPAGLFQINEPVTFGYPMVLNPTFFIPYIFLMPVLTVISWAAISILKWVPGGIVAIPWSTPMLLGAFLHSGSWQGIILALLNLIISIVVYVPFVLIYNKAIDTNNSLSVANKIFLFGKLKKENRELKEKIKLLGVEKLQEYENLNDSLKLIAKNTKLNIKQEIKNLKLEYEQKSSDLNLEYVMKYNDINNVIRKGHDMSDDEYLNYLKDSDIIYNEYLSKIEQEKNDSSKSKNSKKENVKNLKAEMYYKLDVAKNNKIVDQSSIDNYYEKISSLWVEHDKKQDELKQELENKIKKARSNKSEYNETLNKINEIKESVNNEKH comes from the coding sequence ATGAAGACAATATCGAAAACAAACTACACCGAGAAAATGATTAAAGCATTTTCAAAGTTAGCAGTTAATAAACAATTATCTTCTTTAAGAGATGGTTTTGCTTTTATTACTCCTTTGTTAATTGTTGGTGCTTTAGGTGTTGTTTTTGTTGTTTTTATATTTGGGGGATGGGGTTCCAATAATGCATCGTTATTGGGTCTGATAGCTAGAATTGATGCATCAGTTAATGGTAATGCAGCAGCTGGTGTAACAATTGATTCAAATAACATCCTATCTTTCAATGCTAACTCTGCATATCAAACCATTAGTAATATAGGAGTTAAAATTTTTGAACCTTTATGATCAGCAACAGTTTCTGGTGCTTTATCAATTTATACATCTTTCACAATAGGTTATTTTTATAGTAGAACAAGAAATGCTTCTCAACCAATAATAACTGGATTATTATGTATGGTAACATTTTTTATAGTTACTGGTTTCGATTCAAGTTTATTTGGTCCAAATGGATCTTTAATTTCAATAATTATTACTTTCATCACAGTTGAAATTTATATAGCTTTAGAAAAGTTAGATAAACTTAAACTGAAAATGCCAAATGGTGTGCCCCCAGCAGTAGCTGTATCATTTTCTAAATTATTTCCTTTAATGATAACAGCTGGTGGTATGGCTTTGGTTAATGCGCCTTTTATTATAATGAATCAAATAGTTGGAACTGATGCATCAAGTTTTGGAAAGGCTATTTATCTTGCTTTACAAGCGCCATTTATTTCTTTGGCAACTAACCCTAGTGGTCAACTAGGAATTGGTATATTATTTGTAACATTGGTTTGTTTCTTTTGATTTTTTGGTTTGCATGGTTCAAATATATTAGATGGTGCTGTGAATCCGATCTGATTTGTTTTATTAGCATTAAATACAGAAGAATTATCAAGAGGACAAACTCCATCACAAGCAATGGCTAAAGGGTTCTGAGATGCTTATATCTATGTTGGTGGTACTGGGTGTACATTAGGATTATTAATTGCTACACTATTTTTCTCAAAAAGAAAAGATACAATTCAAGTTGCTAAATTTTCATTACCAGCAGGACTTTTCCAAATTAATGAACCAGTTACTTTTGGTTACCCTATGGTATTAAACCCAACTTTCTTTATTCCATATATATTCTTGATGCCAGTTTTAACTGTGATAAGTTGAGCTGCTATTTCAATCTTGAAATGAGTTCCAGGTGGTATAGTTGCAATACCTTGATCTACTCCAATGTTGTTAGGTGCTTTCTTGCATTCTGGTTCATGACAAGGAATAATATTAGCGCTATTGAATTTAATAATTTCAATAGTGGTATATGTACCATTTGTTTTAATTTACAACAAAGCAATTGATACAAACAATTCATTATCTGTTGCTAATAAAATATTTTTATTTGGAAAACTAAAAAAAGAAAATAGAGAATTAAAAGAAAAAATTAAATTATTAGGTGTTGAAAAACTACAAGAATATGAAAATTTAAATGATTCTTTAAAACTAATAGCTAAAAATACAAAATTAAACATTAAACAAGAAATTAAAAATTTAAAATTGGAATATGAACAAAAATCTAGTGATTTAAACCTAGAATATGTAATGAAATATAATGACATAAATAATGTTATTAGAAAAGGCCATGATATGTCTGATGATGAATATTTAAATTATTTAAAAGATTCTGACATTATTTATAATGAGTATTTAAGTAAAATAGAGCAAGAAAAAAATGATAGTTCAAAATCAAAAAATTCTAAAAAAGAAAATGTTAAAAATTTAAAAGCTGAAATGTATTACAAATTAGATGTTGCTAAAAATAATAAAATTGTTGATCAATCATCAATTGATAATTATTATGAAAAAATATCTAGTTTATGAGTAGAACATGATAAAAAACAAGATGAATTAAAACAAGAATTAGAAAACAAAATAAAAAAAGCTAGAAGTAACAAAAGTGAATATAATGAGACATTAAACAAAATTAACGAAATTAAAGAGAGTGTAAATAATGAAAAACATTAA
- a CDS encoding IS30 family transposase, whose translation MKTYKHLTKEERCLIYFLWNKEKYSMNKIAKILNKNKSTISRELKRNTSSTGIYYSSTAHKKYIRRKSNCHMFFMLKYKNFTDLFIQKFNPKSHGVEATIFWIKENYPLVKVPSARQVFRWINSKIWKIQRRDCLRRKYVKGKRRKIGIFSKIDGKYCIPYSLRPEKINNRKEFGHWEADLIVSKRQSGYYHLLTLVERKTRLAIIRKIKGKNARSMMAKMYTIIRDEKLPIKSITVDNGLEFQMMGITAKQFNFKVYYCQPYSSFQRGSNENINGIVRRWYKKGTDFSLVSEDKIKTLEWKVNNIPRKMFGYKTAYQMYQENI comes from the coding sequence ATGAAAACTTATAAACATTTAACAAAAGAAGAAAGATGCTTAATTTATTTTCTTTGAAATAAAGAAAAATATTCTATGAATAAGATTGCAAAAATCTTAAATAAAAACAAATCAACAATATCAAGAGAATTAAAAAGAAACACATCTTCAACAGGGATTTATTATTCATCAACTGCTCACAAAAAATACATTAGAAGAAAATCAAATTGTCATATGTTTTTTATGTTGAAGTACAAAAACTTCACAGATCTTTTTATTCAAAAATTTAATCCTAAATCTCATGGTGTAGAAGCTACAATTTTTTGAATAAAAGAAAACTATCCATTAGTTAAAGTTCCAAGTGCTAGGCAAGTATTTAGATGAATCAATAGCAAGATTTGAAAGATACAAAGAAGAGATTGTTTAAGAAGAAAATATGTTAAAGGGAAAAGAAGAAAAATAGGTATATTTTCTAAAATTGATGGAAAATACTGCATTCCTTATAGTCTAAGACCAGAAAAGATAAACAATAGAAAAGAATTTGGACATTGAGAAGCTGATCTAATAGTTAGTAAAAGGCAAAGTGGTTATTACCACTTATTGACATTAGTGGAAAGAAAAACAAGGTTGGCAATTATTAGAAAAATAAAAGGGAAGAACGCTAGATCAATGATGGCTAAAATGTATACCATTATTCGAGATGAAAAACTCCCAATAAAAAGCATCACTGTTGATAATGGGTTAGAGTTTCAAATGATGGGAATAACTGCAAAACAATTCAACTTTAAAGTTTATTATTGCCAACCTTATTCTTCATTTCAAAGAGGGTCCAACGAGAACATAAATGGGATAGTTAGAAGATGATATAAAAAAGGAACTGACTTCAGTTTAGTAAGTGAAGATAAAATAAAAACTCTTGAATGAAAAGTAAACAACATCCCAAGAAAAATGTTTGGTTATAAAACAGCTTACCAAATGTATCAAGAAAATATTTAA
- a CDS encoding mannitol dehydrogenase family protein has product MNNKVIHFGAGNIGRGLIAELASINNLDILFVDVSKDLIDKINKEKKYAINCLPSNKKITIDNCKGLNLINQKDELIDLISKADMVTTSIGVNNLINLCEIINSSLEKRTNQNKLVIACFENGFKASEYLFEKIIEKNNANLSKLDFVNVVVDRLVPDQSNDSLDVNVEDFYSVWYKKNNNSTTWLFNLNTTSIDGKYEDFFNKKFYGVNGLHFSIAMIGYSKKMKYINETINDKECLSIINNLIEEMSVAISSLTNLDLKDIEQYLKNNVERFSNKYLLDDIDRVARNAKQKISDNERILPMYKWLIENKKQHDTFNEILKIANKYIEEKGVKNE; this is encoded by the coding sequence ATGAATAATAAAGTTATTCATTTTGGTGCTGGTAATATAGGTAGAGGATTAATCGCTGAATTAGCAAGCATAAACAATCTTGATATTTTATTTGTTGATGTTTCAAAAGATTTAATAGATAAAATTAACAAGGAAAAAAAATATGCAATAAATTGTTTACCATCTAATAAGAAAATTACTATTGATAATTGTAAGGGTTTAAATTTAATAAATCAAAAAGATGAATTAATAGATCTTATTTCTAAAGCAGATATGGTTACTACATCAATAGGTGTTAATAACCTTATTAATCTTTGTGAAATTATTAATTCAAGTTTGGAAAAAAGAACAAATCAAAATAAGTTAGTTATTGCTTGTTTTGAAAATGGATTTAAAGCATCAGAATACTTGTTTGAAAAAATAATTGAGAAAAATAATGCTAATTTATCAAAACTTGATTTTGTTAATGTTGTAGTTGATCGATTAGTTCCAGATCAAAGCAATGATAGTTTAGATGTAAATGTAGAAGATTTTTATAGTGTTTGATATAAAAAAAATAATAATTCAACAACTTGGTTATTTAATTTGAACACAACATCTATTGATGGAAAATATGAAGATTTTTTTAATAAGAAATTCTACGGTGTTAATGGTCTACATTTTTCTATAGCTATGATAGGTTACAGTAAAAAAATGAAATATATTAATGAAACTATTAATGACAAAGAATGCTTATCTATAATAAATAATTTAATAGAAGAAATGAGTGTTGCAATATCTAGTTTAACAAATTTAGATTTAAAAGATATTGAACAATATTTAAAAAATAATGTTGAAAGATTTTCAAACAAATATTTGCTAGATGATATTGATAGGGTTGCACGTAATGCAAAACAAAAAATCAGTGATAACGAAAGAATATTACCTATGTATAAATGATTGATAGAGAATAAAAAACAACATGATACATTTAATGAAATTTTAAAAATTGCAAATAAATATATAGAAGAAAAAGGTGTTAAAAATGAATAA
- a CDS encoding PTS transporter subunit EIIC: protein MKSIFKPTQYELTYKTPLTGKLKQLGNKTDSSKKFLAKVRKFGSFMAGMVIPAIGVLIAWGLFTAIILGVKTGIAYQHNIAIDKWTSSDSSKYLFNMDKVIDLGIQFTIPLIIAFLGGRQIYDWRGALVGFASVIGVIAYSQISLQSNISNINELTHKWTFNAIMVQITGDVKLINTGASPMILGALISGPLFAWLFKNFEKLYKNHIKQGFEMLVNNFSLGIFGCAAIIVCFWGIGPLMAVLQVVFFFIIQGINNAGLLFVLPIFVEFEKILFLNNAVNHGILGPLGYQAVTSVGYSPLFFLDPNPGQGLGLLLAYICFGTKEQKSQATAATPIHFVGGIHEVYYPFVLMKPINLLFMMAGGVFAGAIYQIFNFGGIFTPSPGSVIMNYLAVYSAKPLNYLALTIAIFGAAAIVFALTSLSLLWVNIRNGQRIVLNPLKIKLISNIYKSKEFDSIKDINITKKIKDVKYENVKDKNNFLWEIVTLKDGSQEFYPIKEKDKKIESVSYKIYDKDENKKEKYCEKFYYKESFDLSTVKNKRDKLTNKLNLKIDQFNKKHDEKIKEINLWKETIDSKLNPMDTFSKENLEKDFKLKVSNESFKYNKKLDLLKFKIVKNNFYDAKRIKVSLEESEIDSINYEQKQIEFLKRTIVFENNLEQKKIDKQKIKELKKEYLNNIKNLNESDNVKIKIEKDKLKKELNNKINALIKIDADGKLIKKQYFKNDVKLIDVDSKQENINDILNVKELKDQLSNNDELFNVVKKAKKIIFACEAGMGSSAMGAGMIKKMITSLGVKDIEVTNCAIKDLPNDVDIIVTQKTFKEFVNKNHPNSYVYGINQFLKKDEYKELIDTIKIVKVK, encoded by the coding sequence ATGAAAAGTATATTTAAACCAACCCAATATGAGTTAACATATAAAACACCCTTAACAGGTAAGTTAAAACAATTGGGTAATAAAACAGATTCATCTAAAAAATTTTTAGCTAAAGTTAGAAAATTTGGATCATTTATGGCTGGTATGGTTATTCCTGCAATAGGTGTTCTAATTGCATGAGGTCTTTTTACTGCAATAATTCTTGGTGTTAAAACAGGTATAGCTTATCAACATAATATAGCAATAGATAAATGAACATCATCAGATTCATCTAAATATTTATTTAATATGGATAAAGTTATTGATCTTGGAATTCAATTTACCATTCCATTGATAATTGCTTTTCTTGGTGGAAGGCAAATATATGATTGAAGAGGTGCTCTTGTTGGTTTTGCTAGTGTAATAGGAGTTATTGCTTATTCACAAATTTCATTACAGTCTAATATATCAAATATCAATGAACTTACACATAAATGAACATTTAATGCAATTATGGTTCAAATTACTGGAGATGTAAAATTAATAAATACTGGTGCATCCCCAATGATATTGGGTGCTTTAATTTCTGGTCCTTTGTTTGCTTGATTATTTAAAAATTTTGAAAAGCTTTACAAAAATCATATAAAACAAGGATTTGAAATGTTGGTTAATAATTTTTCTCTTGGAATATTTGGCTGTGCAGCAATAATTGTGTGTTTCTGAGGAATTGGTCCATTAATGGCAGTATTACAAGTTGTATTTTTCTTTATAATACAAGGTATAAATAATGCTGGATTATTGTTTGTATTACCTATATTTGTTGAATTTGAAAAAATATTATTTTTAAATAATGCTGTTAATCATGGTATCCTTGGACCTTTAGGATACCAAGCTGTTACAAGTGTAGGTTATTCTCCTCTATTTTTCCTTGATCCAAATCCAGGACAAGGTTTAGGATTATTGTTGGCATATATTTGTTTTGGTACTAAAGAACAAAAATCACAAGCTACTGCTGCTACACCTATTCATTTTGTAGGTGGTATTCATGAAGTTTACTATCCATTTGTTCTAATGAAACCAATTAATTTATTATTTATGATGGCTGGTGGTGTTTTTGCAGGAGCAATTTATCAAATATTTAATTTTGGTGGTATATTCACACCAAGTCCTGGTAGTGTAATTATGAACTACCTTGCAGTTTATAGTGCTAAACCATTAAATTATTTAGCACTAACAATTGCAATATTTGGAGCTGCTGCTATTGTATTTGCACTTACATCTTTAAGTTTATTGTGAGTAAATATTAGAAATGGACAAAGAATTGTTTTAAACCCGTTAAAAATAAAATTAATTTCAAATATTTATAAATCAAAAGAATTTGACTCAATTAAAGATATTAATATTACTAAAAAGATAAAAGATGTTAAGTATGAAAATGTTAAAGATAAAAATAATTTCTTATGAGAAATTGTAACTTTAAAAGATGGAAGTCAAGAATTTTATCCAATTAAAGAAAAAGATAAAAAAATTGAAAGTGTTTCATACAAAATTTATGATAAAGATGAAAATAAAAAAGAAAAATATTGTGAAAAATTTTATTACAAAGAAAGTTTTGATTTATCAACTGTAAAAAATAAAAGAGATAAATTAACTAATAAACTTAATTTAAAAATTGATCAATTCAATAAAAAACATGATGAAAAAATTAAAGAAATTAATTTATGAAAAGAAACTATTGATTCTAAATTAAATCCAATGGATACTTTTAGTAAAGAAAATTTAGAAAAAGATTTTAAATTAAAAGTTTCTAATGAAAGTTTTAAATATAACAAAAAACTTGATTTACTTAAATTCAAAATAGTTAAAAATAATTTTTATGATGCTAAAAGAATTAAAGTTTCTTTAGAAGAAAGTGAAATTGATTCAATAAATTATGAGCAAAAACAAATTGAATTCTTAAAAAGAACTATAGTATTTGAAAATAATTTAGAACAGAAAAAAATAGATAAACAAAAAATAAAAGAACTTAAAAAAGAGTATTTAAATAACATTAAAAACTTAAATGAAAGTGATAATGTAAAAATTAAAATCGAAAAAGACAAATTAAAAAAAGAATTAAATAATAAAATTAATGCATTGATAAAAATTGATGCAGATGGAAAACTAATCAAGAAACAATACTTTAAAAATGATGTGAAATTGATTGATGTTGATTCAAAACAAGAAAATATTAATGATATTTTAAATGTAAAAGAACTAAAAGATCAACTATCAAATAATGATGAACTATTTAATGTAGTTAAAAAAGCAAAAAAAATAATTTTTGCTTGTGAAGCAGGTATGGGTTCTTCGGCTATGGGTGCTGGCATGATTAAAAAAATGATTACAAGTCTTGGTGTTAAAGATATAGAAGTTACAAATTGTGCTATAAAAGATTTACCAAATGATGTAGATATAATTGTTACTCAGAAAACATTTAAAGAATTTGTAAACAAAAATCATCCTAATAGCTATGTATATGGAATAAATCAATTTTTGAAAAAAGATGAGTATAAAGAACTTATTGATACTATTAAAATAGTTAAAGTTAAATAG
- a CDS encoding phosphoribosyltransferase: MFNNKFNDTFNQKILFNEDEIKDRVNECAKWLNKYFVGKKKKNNIVVVPILDGSICFSSYLLLRLNFKFTLDFYTIKSYREKISFPKIIKDIDTDVKNKYVVIIENVIESGRTLEYIIEDLKNKDVLDIIVVSLINKPEKRKVNIQPHYTCFVTNEDQLIGWGLDYENKFRNLPYIASISKK, encoded by the coding sequence ATGTTTAATAATAAATTTAATGATACTTTTAATCAAAAAATACTATTTAATGAAGATGAAATTAAAGATAGAGTTAATGAATGTGCCAAATGATTAAATAAATATTTTGTTGGCAAAAAGAAAAAAAATAATATTGTTGTTGTTCCAATTCTTGATGGATCAATTTGTTTTTCTTCTTATTTATTATTAAGATTAAATTTTAAATTTACTTTAGATTTTTACACTATTAAATCTTATAGAGAAAAAATAAGTTTTCCAAAAATAATAAAAGACATTGATACAGATGTAAAAAATAAATATGTAGTTATTATTGAAAATGTTATAGAGTCAGGAAGAACTTTAGAATACATTATAGAAGATCTAAAAAATAAAGATGTTTTAGATATAATTGTGGTTTCTTTAATAAATAAACCAGAGAAAAGAAAAGTTAATATTCAACCTCACTATACTTGCTTTGTTACAAATGAAGATCAACTTATAGGGTGAGGGTTAGATTATGAAAACAAATTTAGAAATCTCCCATACATTGCATCAATTTCTAAAAAATAA
- a CDS encoding ABC transporter ATP-binding protein yields the protein MRNTNKIQNQKIINPYVNNQYKFKSRNINQTTVNKEINTFLNNGNNVPQNRQIKQPINNAYNRMPQNQRQPYNNQQYVNNQFYNNQQNYYYNQQQYTNGQYGNVQAQYPNQQYVNNQNSVGVDDKVEIECRNISKTIKTSSFKADILENINLKIYQGEIVIILGPSGSGKTTLLNVIAGIEHPTGGDVYIKGKVVNKLNDKELTEFRRNHIAYIYQRYGLVPISTVWDNIKLGQNLVPKNKRTVDIDEVINIVGIEKIKNKFPHELSGGQKQRVAIARAILKQPEIMLCDEPTGALDDETSKNIIDLFLKVNKEFNTTIVMVTHNNSLVSIATKIIRIQDGKIVGIEERNKNSNFQNPFTK from the coding sequence ATGAGAAATACGAATAAAATTCAAAATCAAAAAATTATTAACCCTTATGTTAATAACCAATATAAATTTAAATCAAGAAACATAAACCAAACAACAGTTAATAAAGAAATTAACACTTTTCTTAATAATGGGAATAATGTTCCCCAAAATAGACAAATTAAACAACCTATTAATAATGCATATAATAGAATGCCACAAAACCAAAGGCAACCTTATAATAATCAGCAATATGTAAATAATCAATTCTATAATAATCAACAAAACTATTACTATAATCAACAACAATATACAAATGGTCAATATGGTAATGTTCAAGCTCAATATCCAAATCAACAATATGTAAATAATCAAAATAGTGTTGGAGTTGATGATAAAGTTGAAATAGAATGTAGAAATATTTCAAAAACAATAAAAACATCATCTTTTAAAGCTGATATTTTAGAAAATATTAACTTAAAAATATATCAAGGTGAAATTGTTATTATTTTAGGACCAAGTGGTTCTGGTAAAACAACATTATTAAATGTTATTGCTGGTATTGAACATCCAACAGGTGGTGATGTTTACATTAAAGGAAAAGTAGTTAATAAATTAAATGATAAAGAATTAACTGAGTTTAGAAGAAATCATATTGCATATATTTATCAAAGATATGGTTTGGTTCCAATATCAACGGTTTGAGACAATATTAAACTAGGTCAAAACTTAGTTCCAAAAAACAAAAGAACTGTTGATATTGATGAAGTAATAAATATAGTTGGTATAGAAAAAATTAAAAATAAATTCCCACATGAATTATCTGGGGGTCAAAAACAAAGGGTTGCAATAGCGAGAGCTATTTTGAAACAACCAGAAATTATGCTTTGTGATGAACCTACTGGTGCTTTAGATGATGAAACATCAAAAAATATTATTGATTTATTTTTAAAAGTTAATAAAGAATTTAATACTACAATTGTAATGGTTACTCACAATAATAGTTTAGTTTCTATAGCAACTAAAATTATTAGAATTCAAGATGGTAAAATAGTTGGAATTGAGGAAAGAAACAAAAACTCTAATTTCCAAAATCCATTCACAAAATAA